The following are encoded in a window of Impatiens glandulifera chromosome 5, dImpGla2.1, whole genome shotgun sequence genomic DNA:
- the LOC124940022 gene encoding uncharacterized protein LOC124940022, producing the protein MSVERSIEAWEEVQRHGIDLADRLSQGFTGLIQSHISPPSFNWPGPFDVEFSTQKFAKSDFGLVTDNSAINGVSAIFDIGNRLGQAGVDFGASVNGVVQQFFRMLPVPFLNDGNVASSLETEIQNKRNYMAVNMEENLGSLAKRFKDYGFAENDVFTCVSTEEDMAECKKTAGYFGRSQGSMNITSTYDSRNHDVESTLLARGDMWRVEASVGSSSSRNASSSPFLLQLGPVLLVRDSTLLLPVHLSKQHLLWYGYDRKNGLHSLCPAVWSKHRRWLLMSMICLNPLACSFMDLQFPNGQVTYVAGEGISTSAFIPFCGGLLQAQGQYPGDMRFSFSCKNKWGTRITPTVQLPDKSFSLAFDQALAWKRSGLIVRPKFQFSVCPTFGGSNPGLQAELIHSLKEQVNLIYGCSYMAHPSAFASLSLGRSKWNGNVGNSGVVMRIETPLRNVGWPFISVQLNSGIEF; encoded by the exons ATGTCAGTGGAAAGATCAATTGAAGCGTGGGAGGAGGTTCAACGTCATGGTATTGATTTAGCAGATAGATTGTCTCAAGGTTTCACAGGGTTAATTCAATCACATATTAGTCCTCCATCATTCAACTGGCCCGGTCCATTTGATGTAGAGTTCTCAACGCAGAAATTTGCAAAGAGTGATTTTGGACTTGTGACTGATAATTCGGCTATTAATGGTGTATCGGCAATTTTTGATATTGGAAACAGGCTAGGGCAAGCTGGGGTAGATTTTGGAGCTAGTGTGAATGGTGTAGTTCAGCAGTTTTTTAGAATGTTGCCTGTTCCGTTTCTAAATGATGGGAATGTCGCGAGTTCGTTGGAGACTGAGATTCAAAACAAAAGAAATTACATGGCTGTAAATATGGAGGAAAATTTAGGATCATTGGCTAAGAGGTTTAAAGATTATGGGTTTGCGGAAAATGATGTGTTTACTTGTGTATCGACTGAAGAGGATATGGCAGAATGTAAGAAAACTGCTGGATATTTTGGAAGATCACAG GGATCCATGAATATAACATCTACATATGATAGTAGAAATCATGATGTGGAAAGCACTTTGCTTGCAAGAGGGGACATGTGGAGGGTTGAGGCATCAGTAGGAAGTTCTTCATCAAGAAATGCTAGTTCATCACCCTTTCTTCTTCAGCTTGGTCCAGTACTTCTTGTACGCGACTCAACACTTCTATTGCCAGTTCATCTGTCTAAGCAACACTTACTTTGGTATGGTTATGATAGGAAG AATGGATTACATTCCCTGTGTCCGGCTGTCTGGTCTAAGCACCGAAGGTGGTTGTTGATGTCAATGATCTGTCTCAATCCTTTGGCATGT TCATTCATGGATTTGCAGTTTCCAAATGGTCAAGTGACGTATGTAGCTGGAGAAGGCATATCTACAAGTGCATTTATACCTTTTTGTGGTGGCCTCCTTCAAGCACAAGGTCAATATCCTGGAGATATGCGGTTCAGTTTCTCCTGCAAG AATAAATGGGGAACACGAATCACACCGACAGTACAATTGCCTGACAAATCATTTTCCCTGGCTTTTGACCAAGCTTTAGCCTGGAAGAGATCTGGTCTAATCGTTAGACCAAAATTCCAATTCAG cGTGTGCCCTACTTTTGGTGGAAGCAATCCTGGGTTGCAAGCAGAACTCATACATTCTTTGAAGGAACAAGTCAATCTCATATATGGCTGTTCATACATGGCCCATCCCTCTGCATTTGCATCATTATCT CTGGGAAGATCAAAGTGGAATGGAAATGTTGGGAATTCTGGAGTTGTTATGAGAATAGAAACACCACTTCGAAATGTCGGTTGGCCTTTCATATCTGTTCAGCTAAATAGTGGAATCGAGTTTTGA
- the LOC124940518 gene encoding protein trichome birefringence-like 41 produces the protein MSLLILLLVGVSLTEVVGAAECNLYEGSWVKDNSYPLYKNCPFVEKEFNCQNNGRPDTDYLTYRWQPTDCQLPRFDGLGFLNKYKGKKIMFVGDSLVRDQWSSLTCLLYNSAKELNYTLKRVAKVSTFHIPKYNVSVILDRNVFLVKLVDEAKGRILKLDSIDGEGWKGMDLLVFDTWHWWNYRHALQVWDYIQIDNKYLKDMDRNTAFEHAMGTWGTWVDANVDPSKTRVFFQGISPNHYRGAEWNEPHANKCVGQTIPIMGSKYPGTYPPEMKIVKRALSRVKKVPVSLLDITGLSLLRKDGHPSIYGSGGASGADCTHWCVGGVPDTWNQILSHLVLTHKH, from the exons ATGTCTCTGTTGATCTTACTACTGGTGGGTGTGTCCTTAACAGAGGTCGTTGGGGCGGCGGAATGTAACCTCTACGAGGGCAGTTGGGTTAAAGACAATTCCTACCCTCTTTATAAGAATTGCCCTTTTGTAGAGAAGGAATTCAATTGTCAGAACAATGGCCGACCTGACACCGACTATCTAACCTACAGATGGCAGCCTACCGACTGTCAACTTCCCAG ATTTGATGGATTAGGGTTTCTAAATAAATACAAAGGGAAGAAGATAATGTTTGTAGGGGATTCATTAGTTAGAGACCAATGGTCTTCTTTGACATGTTTACTCTATAATTCCGCAAAAGAATTAAACTACACCCTTAAAAGAGTAGCCAAAGTCTCTACTTTTCATATTCCg aaatacaaCGTGTCGGTTATATTGGATAGAAACGTGTTCTTGGTCAAGTTAGTAGACGAGGCGAAGGGAAGAATATTGAAATTGGATTCGATTGATGGCGAGGGTTGGAAGGGGATGGATTTGCTTGTTTTCGACACTTGGCATTGGTGGAATTATAGGCACGCCCTACAAGT ATGGGACTATATACAAATAGACAACAAATATCTAAAGGACATGGATAGAAATACCGCCTTCGAGCATGCAATGGGAACGTGGGGTACATGGGTAGATGCAAACGTCGATCCTTCTAAGACACGTGTCTTCTTTCAGGGCATATCGCCTAATCATTATAG GGGGGCGGAATGGAATGAGCCACATGCGAATAAATGTGTGGGACAAACAATACCTATAATGGGCTCGAAATATCCTGGTACATATCCTCCGGAAATGAAAATAGTGAAAAGGGCTTTAAGTCGCGTGAAGAAGGTTCCGGTGAGTTTATTAGACATAACCGGTCTTTCTTTGCTTAGAAAAGACGGCCATCCTTCTATCTATGGCTCGGGCGGGGCTTCCGGTGCGGATTGTACTCATTGGTGTGTTGGAGGGGTCCCTGATACTTGGAACCAGATTCTTTCTCACCTTGTCCTCACCCACAaacattga
- the LOC124939699 gene encoding protein trichome birefringence-like 41: MDLISSSLFGLLILLVVAAADDHDLNGSLSIDIRGKSCNLYQGSWVKDNSYPLYKNCPFVEKTFDCQNNGRPDTDYLSYRWQPAACQLSRFDGLGFLNKYKGKKIMFVGDSLVRDQWQSLACLLYNSAKGLTYTFTRLGKVSTFHIPEYDLSVMMDRNVFLVDLVSEARGRILKLDSIDGHVWKEMDVLVFDTWHWWSYRHALQVWDYIQIGNQYLKDMNRTDAFEHAINTWGGWVDANVNPSKTSVFFQGISPNHYDGSDWNEWNANKCVGQTEPIMGSKYYGRYPPQMRVLRRALGRVKRVPVTLLDITGLSLLRKDGHPSIYGYGGAAGADCTHWCLAGVPDTWNQILSHLLLSRH; this comes from the exons atggaTCTAATTTCTAGTTCCTTGTTTGGATTGTTGATCCTACTTGTTGTGGCTGCAGCTGATGATCATGATCTGAATGGATCATTGAGTATTGACATTCGAGGCAAATCATGTAACCTTTACCAGGGAAGTTGGGTTAAAGACAATTCCTACCCTCTTTACAAGAATTGTCCTTTTGTCGAGAAAACATTCGATTGTCAGAACAATGGTCGACCTGACACAGACTATCTCAGCTACAGATGGCAGCCCGCCGCTTGTCAACTATCCAG ATTTGATGGGCTAGGGTTTTTGAATAAATACAAAGGAAAGAAGATCATGTTTGTAGGAGATTCATTAGTTAGAGATCAATGGCAATCTTTAGCTTGTTTACTATACAATTCAGCCAAGGGTTTAACCTATACCTTTACAAGACTAGGCAAAGTCTCCACTTTTCACATTCCG GAGTACGACTTGTCGGTTATGATGGATAGAAACGTGTTTTTGGTGGATTTAGTGAGTGAGGCTCGAGGGAGAATATTGAAACTTGATTCAATCGACGGGCATGTTTGGAAGGAGATGGATGTGCTCGTTTTCGACACTTGGCATTGGTGGAGTTATAGACATGCCCTACAAGT atgGGACTATATACAAATAGGCAACCAATATTTAAAAGACATGAATAGAACGGATGCGTTCGAGCATGCGATTAACACGTGGGGCGGTTGGGTGGATGCAAACGTTAATCCTTCTAAGACGAGTGTCTTTTTTCAGGGCATATCTCCTAATCATTACGA TGGATCGGATTGGAATGAATGGAATGCAAACAAATGCGTGGGACAAACAGAGCCGATAATGGGATCAAAATATTATGGTAGATACCCGCCACAAATGAGAGTATTGAGAAGGGCTTTAGGTCGTGTGAAAAGGGTCCCGGTGACTTTGCTCGACATAACCGGACTTTCGTTGCTTAGAAAAGACGGTCATCCTTCTATATATGGATACGGTGGTGCTGCTGGAGCCGATTGCACGCATTGGTGCCTTGCCGGAGTGCCTGATACATGGAACCAGATCCTTTCTCACCTTCTACTTTCCAGACattga
- the LOC124939700 gene encoding protein trichome birefringence-like 41, whose product MEEENACNIYQGSWVKDASYPLYKTCPFVETAFDCQRNGRPDTGYLSYRWQPTACQLPRFDGLGFLKRYKGKKIMFVGDSLVRDQWQSLACLLYNAQKGLTYSLTRVGFVSTLTIPEYNISLSLDRNPFLVELVTEKMGRILKLDSINGSGWKGMDLLVFDTWHWWSYRHAEQVWDYIQIGNRYLKDMDRTEAFAHAVGTWGAWVDANIDPTKTRVFFQGISPNHYNGSEWNEPKANMCVGQTTPVSGSKYPGTYPTGMAVLRRELGHVTKVPVTLLDLTGLSLFRKDGHPSIYGNANVNGGSPRFPDCTHWCIAGVPDTWNQILSYLILSKQ is encoded by the exons ATGGAGGAGGAGAATGCGTGTAACATTTATCAGGGAAGTTGGGTGAAAGACGCTTCCTACCCTCTTTACAAAACTTGCCCTTTTGTAGAGACGGCATTCGATTGTCAGAGGAATGGCCGCCCTGACACAGGCTATCTCAGCTACAGGTGGCAGCCCACCGCCTGCCAACTTCCGAG GTTTGATGGGTTGGGTTTTTTGAAGAGATATAAAGGGAAGAAGATAATGTTTGTAGGGGATTCATTAGTTAGGGACCAATGGCAGTCTTTGGCATGCTTACTCTACAATGCTCAGAAAGGCTTAACCTATTCCCTTACTAGAGTGGGCTTTGTCTCTACTCTTACCATTCCA GAGTACAACATTTCTTTGTCGCTGGACAGGAACCCGTTCTTGGTGGAATTGGTGACGGAGAAGATGGGAAGAATATTGAAACTGGATTCAATCAACGGGAGCGGATGGAAGGGGATGGACTTGCTAGTTTTCGACACTTGGCATTGGTGGAGTTATAGACACGCCGAACAagt ATGGGACTATATACAAATAGGCAATAGATATCTCAAGGACATGGACAGAACTGAAGCCTTCGCACATGCGGTTGGCACGTGGGGAGCTTGGGTGGATGCTAATATTGATCCAACTAAGACCCGTGTATTCTTTCAAGGAATCTCTCCCAATCATTACAA TGGGTCAGAATGGAACGAGCCTAAAGCAAACATGTGTGTGGGTCAGACAACACCTGTAAGTGGCTCGAAATATCCTGGCACATACCCAACGGGAATGGCTGTACTTAGAAGGGAGCTAGGTCATGTGACGAAAGTTCCGGTTACTTTGCTAGACTTAACTGGCCTTTCACTGTTTAGGAAAGACGGACACCCTTCCATATATGGAAACGCCAATGTAAACGGCGGTTCACCAAGATTCCCCGACTGCACACATTGGTGCATTGCCGGAGTTCCTGATACTTGGAACCAGATTCTTTCCTACCTTATCCTCTCCAAACAATGA
- the LOC124938715 gene encoding B-box zinc finger protein 22-like, with amino-acid sequence MKIQCNVCEVAEANVLCCADEAALCWSCDVKVHAANKLASKHQRVPLSDSSSPMPKCDICQDTIGYFFCLEDRALLCRKCDVAIHTVNNYVSSHQRFLLTGVKVGLDEVGASTSTGRSPANENLLETRSHLVSKEIKQTSLNAQSNRASSCQVDTGDCSTLNIFPSGGGCAAGSPQWQMDDEYLGLTGFNQNYGFMDYNGTSKADSGKLSDSDCSSMLRSSEEGIDGDECIGQVPDSSWMVPEMPSPPTASGLNWPKMYHNHNQLTMDAAAAFVPDVGFMPLRKTSHNSKGGPKRRRQF; translated from the exons ATGAAAATTCAGTGCAACGTATGCGAGGTAGCTGAAGCCAACGTCCTTTGCTGTGCGGACGAGGCCGCGCTCTGCTGGTCCTGCGACGTCAAAGTTCACGCCGCTAATAAGCTCGCCAGTAAGCATCAGAGAGTACCTCTCTCCGATTCTTCTTCACCTATGCCCAAATGCGACATCTGTCAG GATACTATAGGATATTTCTTTTGTCTTGAGGATCGAGCATTACTCTGCAGAAAATGTGATGTCGCAATACACACTGTAAATAACTATGTGTCATCTCATCAGAGGTTTCTGCTGACAGGAGTGAAAGTAGGCCTTGATGAAGTTGGTGCTTCTACCTCTACAGGGAGATCACCCGCCAATGAAAACCTTTTGGAAACAAGATCTCATCTAGTTTCTAAAGAAATCAAACAAACCTCCTTAAATGCTCAATCCAACAGGGCTTCCTCTTGTCAAGTTGATACTGGTGACTGTTCTACACTAAATATATTTCCCTCGGGTGGAGGATGTGCAGCTGGTTCTCCTCAGTGGCAAATGGATGATGAATATCTTGGACTTACTGGATTCAATCAAAATTACGGATTTATGGATTATAATGGCACATCCAAG GCTGACAGTGGTAAATTGAGCGACTCTGATTGCTCCTCAATGTTGAGATCTTCAGAGGAGGGAATAGATGGAGATGAGTGCATTGGTCAGGTTCCTGATTCTTCATGGATGGTGCCTGAGATGCCTTCTCCACCTACAGCATCTGGCCTCAACTGGCCAAAGATGTATCACAATCACAATCAGCTGACCATGGATGCTGCAGCCGCTTTTGTCCCTGATGTAGGCTTCATGCCCCTTCGCAAGACAAGTCATAATTCTAAAGGTGGCCCAAAACGGAGAAGACAGTTCTAG